One region of Budorcas taxicolor isolate Tak-1 chromosome 3, Takin1.1, whole genome shotgun sequence genomic DNA includes:
- the LOC128044911 gene encoding olfactory receptor 12-like has product MQPPQNGNLSEMPLQEFVLEGFEGGLQTQTLLFALFLALYVVAVLGNLTMMVVITLDARLHSPMYFFLKNLSFVDLCYSSVIAPKALVNFLSSSKLITFAGCATQFFFFSMMGTTEAFLLAVMAYDRFVAICSPLRYPISMCPSVCARLVLGSYCGGCFNSILQTSFTFSLPFCSSNHIDHFFCDVIPLLQLTCANTAINKLVMFGLCGLIIVGTTLVVLTSYGYITVTILRMRSGGGRHKLFSTCGSHMTAVSLFYGTVFVMYAQPGAVASMEQGKVVSVFYTLVIPMLNPLIYSLRNKDVKDVLRRLGQKHTAT; this is encoded by the coding sequence ATGCAACCCCCCCAAAATGGAAACCTCTCAGAGATGCCTCTGCAGGAATTTGTGCTGGAGGGATTTGAGGGAGGTCTGCAGACCCAGACCCTGCTCTTTGCTCTGTTCCTGGCCCTGTATGTGGTGGCTGTCCTGGGGAACCTCACCATGATGGTGGTCATCACCCTAGATGCCCGTCTGCACTCCCCGATGTACTTCTTCCTCAAGAACCTCTCCTTTGTGGACCTGTGTTACTCATCTGTCATCGCCCCCAAGGCCCTGGTCAACTTCCTGTCCTCCTCCAAGCTCATCACCTTTGCAGGCTGTGCCACCCAGTTCTTCTTCTTCTCCATGATGGGCACCACTGAGGCATTCCTCCTGgccgtgatggcctatgaccgcttcgTGGCCATCTGCAGCCCCCTGCGCTACCCCATCTCCATGTGCCCCTCAGTCTGTGCCCGCCTGGTGCTGGGCTCCTACTGTGGAGGTTGCTTCAATTCCATCCTGCAGACCAGCTTCACATTCAGCCTCCCGTTCTGCAGCTCCAACCACATCGACCACTTCTTCTGTGATGTGATCCCCCTGCTCCAGCTCACTTGTGCCAACACAGCCATCAACAAGCTAGTCATGTTTGGCCTTTGTGGCCTCATCATCGTGGGCACCACCCTCGTGGTCCTCACCTCCTATGGCTACATCACCGTGACCATCCTGAGGATGCGCTCAGGAGGAGGGAGGCACAAGCTCTTCTCCACCTGCGGCTCCCACATGACAGCCGTGTCCCTCTTTTACGGGACTGTGTTTGTCATGTACGCCCAGCCAGGAGCTGTGGCGTCCATGGAGCAGGGCAAGGTGGTCTCTGTCTTCTACACCCTGGTCATCCCGATGCTCAACCCCCTCATCTACAGCCTGAGAAACAAGGATGTGAAGGATGTCCTGCGGAGACTGGGCCAGAAGCACACAGCCACGTGA
- the LOC128044925 gene encoding olfactory receptor 12-like produces the protein MSPYGNRTLSVVPLQKFVLDRFGGGPQTQALLFALFLVLYVVAILGNHTMIVVITLDARLHSPMYFFLKNLSFLDLGYSSVIYPKVLFDLMSSTKLITFAGCATQFFFFSTMITTEAFLLDVMAYDCFVAICSPLHYPISMHPSVCACLVLGSYCGGCLNSILQASFTFSLPFCSSNHIDHFLCDVPPLLKLACADTTISELVMFGLCGLIIVGTTLVVLVSYGYITVTILRMRSGGGRHKLFSTCGSHMTAVSLFYGTVFVMYAQPGAVASMEQGKVVSVFYTLVIPMLNPLIYSLRNKDVKDALRRLGPRHTAT, from the coding sequence ATGTCACCCTATGGGAACAGAACCCTCTCAGTGGTGCCTCTGCAGAAGTTTGTGCTGGACAGGTTCGGGGGTGGCCCACAGACCCAGGCACTGCTGTTTGCTCTGTTCCTGGTGCTGTATGTGGTGGCCATCCTGGGGAACCACACCATGATCGTGGTCATCACCCTGGATGCCCGTCTGCACTCCCCAATGTACTTCTTCCTCAAGAACCTCTCCTTCCTGGACTTGGGCTACTCATCTGTCATTTACCCCAAGGTCCTGTTTGACTTAATGTCATCAACCAAGCTCATCACCTTCGCAGGCTGTGCCACCCAGTTCTTCTTCTTCTCCACCATGATCACCACTGAGGCATTCCTCCTGGACGTGATGGCCTATGACTGCTTCGTGGCCATCTGCAGCCCCCTGCACTACCCCATCTCCATGCACCCCTCGGTCTGTGCCTGCCTGGTGCTGGGCTCCTACTGCGGGGGCTGCCTCAACTCCATCCTGCAGGCCAGCTTCACATTCAGCCTCCCGTTCTGCAGCTCCAACCACATCGACCACTTCCTCTGTGATGTGCCGCCTCTGCTCAAGCTTGCCTGTGCTGACACTACCATCAGTGAGCTGGTCATGTTTGGCCTTTGTGGGCTCATCATCGTGGGCACCACCCTCGTGGTCCTCGTCTCCTATGGCTACATCACAGTGACCATCCTGAGGATGCGCTCAGGAGGAGGGAGGCACAAGCTCTTCTCTACCTGCGGCTCCCACATGACAGCCGTGTCCCTCTTTTATGGGACCGTTTTTGTCATGTATGCCCAGCCGGGAGCTGTGGCGTCCATGGAGCAGGGCAAGGTGGTCTCCGTCTTCTACACCCTGGTCATCCCGATGCTCAACCCCCTCATCTACAGCCTGAGAAACAAGGACGTGAAGGATGCCCTGCGGAGACTGGGGCCGAGACACACAGCCACGTGA
- the LOC128044935 gene encoding olfactory receptor 12-like — MAPHRNGNLSEMPLQEFVLEGFEGGLQTQTLLFALFLALYVVAVLGNLSMMVIITLDARLHSPMYFFLKNLSFVDLCYSSVIAPKALVNFLSSSKLITFEGCATQFFFFSMMGTTETLLLAVMAYDRFVAICSPLRYPISMRPSVCARLVLGCYCGGCFNSGVQTILTFSLPFCSSNHIDHFFCDVIPLLQLTCASTAVNELALFGLCGLIIMGTTLVVLTSYGYITVTILRMRSGGGRHKLFSTCGSHITAVSLFYGTLFVMYAQPGAVASMEQGKVVSVFYTLVIPMLNPLIYSLRNKDVKDALWRLGQRHTPT, encoded by the coding sequence ATGGCACCCCACAGAAATGGAAACCTCTCAGAGATGCCTCTGCAGGAGTTTGTGCTGGAGGGATTTGAGGGAGGTCTGCAGACCCAGACCCTGCTCTTTGCTCTGTTCCTGGCCCTGTATGTGGTGGCTGTCCTGGGGAACCTCTCCATGATGGTGATCATCACCCTGGATGCCCGTCTGCACTCCCCGATGTACTTCTTCCTCAAGAACCTCTCCTTTGTGGACCTGTGTTACTCATCTGTCATCGCCCCCAAGGCCCTGGTCAACTTCCTGTCCTCCTCCAAGCTCATCACCTTTGAGGGATGTGCCACCCAGTTCTTCTTCTTCTCCATGATGGGCACCACTGAGACTCTCCTCCTGgccgtgatggcctatgaccgcttcgTGGCCATCTGCAGCCCCCTGCGCTACCCCATCTCCATGCGCCCCTCGGTCTGTGCCCGCCTGGTGCTAGGCTGCTACTGCGGGGGCTGCTTCAACTCTGGGGTGCAAACGATCCTCACATTCAGCCTCCCGTTCTGCAGCTCCAACCACATCGACCACTTCTTCTGTGATGTGATCCCCCTGCTCCAGCTCACTTGTGCCAGCACGGCCGTAAATGAGCTGGCCTTGTTTGGCCTGTGTGGCCTCATCATCATGGGCACCACCCTCGTGGTCCTCACCTCCTATGGCTACATCACAGTGACCATCCTGAGGATGCGCTCAGGAGGAGGGAGACACAAGCTCTTCTCCACCTGCGGCTCCCACATAACGGCCGTGTCCCTCTTTTATGGGACCCTTTTTGTCATGTATGCCCAGCCGGGAGCTGTGGCGTCCATGGAGCAGGGCAAGGTGGTCTCCGTCTTCTACACCCTGGTCATCCCGATGCTCAACCCCCTCATCTACAGCCTGAGAAACAAGGACGTGAAGGATGCCCTGTGGAGACTGGGGCAGAGACACACACCCACGTGA